The nucleotide sequence CCCAGTTGGGAAACAGGTACAGCGCCAGCAGGCTCAGGGCGAGGTTGACGAGCAGGGCGCGGCGCGGCACGCCCAGCGTGGGGTGCAGCTGTCCCAGAAACGCGGGCATGTACCCGCTGCGGGCCAGGGCCTGCAACGCGCGGGACGTGGTGGCGGCGTAGGTGATGCCCGTTCCCGAGGGGCTGATGACCGCGTCGGCGTAGAGCGTGAGCGCCAGCCAGTTCAGCCCCAGCGCCACGGCGAGTTCGGCGAAGGGCGACTCGAACTTCAGTCCGGCCCAGCCGCCCCCGGCCAGCGAAGCGGGTGCCACCGCGCCGATAAAGGCGACCTGAAGAAGCACGTACACCACGCCTGCCAGCAGGATGCCGCCGACCACCGCAAACGGCACGCTGCGGCCCGGACGCTGCGCCTCGCCCGCGAGGTTGATGGGGGCCTGAAACCCGTTGAAGCTGAACACGATGCCGCTGGTGGCGACCCCAGTAAACACGGCGGCCCACCCGTAGGGCGCAAAGCCCCCGCTGGCGGCGGCCGTGAAGTTCTCGGGGTGAAACCCGTAGGCGATCAGAAATACGGCGGCCAGCAGCGGCACCACCAGCTTGAACAGGGTGATGGCGGTGTTGCTCTTGGCGAACAGGGCCACCGTCCAGTAGTTGAGCAGGGTGTAGAGCAGCATCAGGGCCGTGGCTGCGATCAGGCCGCTGGTCGTGAGGGTGCCGCCCTCCACCAGCCCCCGCGCCCAGGGAAAGGCCCAGCCGCTCATGTACTGCACGCTGGCGACCGCCTCGATAGGCGGAATGGCGAGCATGCTCAGCCAGTTGGACCAGCTCGCCAGCACCCCGGCAAAGGGGCCGTGCGAGTACCCAGCGTAGCGGCCCATGCCGCCGGATTCGGGAAACATGGCCCCCAGCTCGGTGTAGGTCAGGGCAATCGCCATCATCATGACCATGCCGATGACCCAGGCGAGGATGGCCGCCGGTCCGGCAATTTTGGCCGTGTTGAAGGCCCCGAACAGCCAGCCGGAACCGATGATGGACCCCAAACAGGTCATCAGGAGGGCGAGCGGCGTGATGCTGCGCCGCGCTCCTGTCGCGCTCGTCGTCATTGTGGGTTCTCCTTTGGATCTTGTCTTTGCTTTCAGCCGCCTGTGCGCCGCAGTCCCCCCCGACCGTGCGGGTGTCCCGGCAGGCTGCCCAGCACGGTATAGAGCCGTGCCCGTCCCGAACAGTTGCCCGGTACAGGCTGTATAGATGACCGCCAAAGCCCTGGACGGGGCGTGAACAACTTGGACGGGGTATATAAAGGGCAACGAGTTCTCTACTGGAGCGGTCCTTCGCTTCTTTGCAGGAGGCCAGCGGCCTTCAAACGGCTGTTCTGTATGGGCAGACGCCTGCAAGATTCAAGGCTTTATCAGGACTGCACTTTTCGATTGCCAACCGTCTCTTGCCCGGAGGTTTCCCCATGACCCAGACTGCTGCCAACCGCCCCGCCGACCCCGCCACCACCTTTCGCCCTGACCTGCTCGCGGGCAAGCACGCGCTGATTACCGGGGGTGGCAGCGGCATCAACCTCGGCATCGCCCAGAGTTTCGCCGCCCACGGCTGCGCGGTGACCATCCTGGGGCGCAACCTGGAAAAGGCGCAGAACGCCGCAAAAGGCATCGTGGACGCGGGCGGGCGGGCCATGGGCGTCAGTGCCGACGTGCGCGACTTTGCCGCGCTGGAAACCGCCGTGGCTGCGGCCACCGCCGAATTCGGTGACTTCGACATCGTGCTGGCGGGGGCAGCGGGCAACTTTCCCGCGCCCGTGGACGGCATCAGCCCCAACGGGTTCAAGACGGTGGTGGACATCGACCTGCTCGGCACCTACAACACCATCAAGGCCGCCGCGCCGCGCCTGAAGGTGCCGGGGGGCAACATCCTGAGCATCAGCGCCTACGGGGTGCCGGTGCCGATGCAGGCGCACGTGGTCGCCGCCAAAGCGGGGGTGGACGCCCTGACCCAGACCCTTGCGGTGGAGTGGGGGCTGCGCGGGGTGCGCGTCAACGCGATTATTCCCGGTCCCATCGACGGCACCGAGGGCATGGCCCGCCTCGCTCCCGACGAAAAGGCCCGCGCCGCGTTTACCCGCACCGTGCCGCTGGGCCGCTTCGGTGTGCCGCAGGACATCGCCAACGCCGCGCTGTTTCTGGTCAGCGACGCCGCGAGCTACGTGACCGGCGTGATCTTGCCCGTAGACGGCGGCCAGAACATGCTCGGCGGGGCGCCGCAGTACCAGATGTACCTCCAGATGCAGGCGGCCCAGGAGAAGGCGGCCCAGGAGAAGGCGGCTCATACGGATTCCGATTGAATCTGGTAGTTTCAGATTCAATCCGACTTGCAAAGCTGCGCAGCAGAGCGGATGCGAGTAGGAAAAAATACGGATTCCGCGATATGGATGCACAGGCAGCGCCTTCCCAACTGTATAGGCCCGACTGTGCAGGAATTAAGCGGAATCCGTATCAGACTCAGGCGGGGCAGCGGCAGGGCTGAGCCGGGGAGCCGCCCGGAACGCCGGTGTCAGCGTTTCTTGCCCCAGTTCTGCTCGATTTCGCGCAGGTGCCGGATGCGCTCGGCGGTGCCGGGGTGGGTCTGCAAGAAGGAGCCGGGGTCGTCCTGGGTGACGCTGTTTTCGTCGGCCTCCGCGTCCTCGGTGTCCAGCCGGGCCAGCACGTCGCGCAGGGGCTTGGTGGTGCCGTAGCGCTCCATCAGAAAGCGGCCCGCCACCTCGTCGGACTGGGTTTCGGCCTGGCGTGAGTACCCGTTTTTGAGCAGCCAGGTGGGGACCGCTGCCGCAAAGGTGCTGGCGCTCACGAGGTCGCCGGTCACGGCCGTGGTCAGCAGCGTCAGCCCCAGCCCCTGATAGATCCCCGACAGGCTGTGGCGCCCGGTGACGTGCCCGGCTTCGTGCGCCAGGACGCCCAGCAGTTCGCGGTCGTCGCGGGCGAGCCTGACGAGTTGGTCGGTCATCACCACCGTGCCGCCGGGCAGCGCGAAGGCGTTGGTGCCGATTGCGCCCATGCTGCCTTCCGGCTCGCCGTCGCGCAGCAGCAGGCGGTACGGGTAGCCGCCCCCGGCCCAGCGGGTCACGTCCCGAAAGCCCTGTTGCAACTGCCGCTGCCGGGCCGCGCCGAGGCGGGTCTGGCCCATGAAGCTGCCGTTGTCGAGCACTTCGGTGGCGCTGCGGTCAAAAGATGCGAGCACGGAACGCGGGGTGGCGGCGGCGGCGCTGCGGGCCACGGCAGGCAGGCCGTAGGTCAGAAAGCCCCACACGAACAGCCCCAGGGTCGCTACCGCCCCCAGGGTCAGCGGCCAGTTGGATTCCAGGCGCCGCACCCCACGCGGGCCCCGGTTGCGTCCTCCGGCGGCTTCCAGCGCCGTGATGGCCGCGTCATCGACCGTTTCGAAGCGGCCCCCGTCCGGCAACTTGACCACCCGGCGCACCCCCGGCAGCGGGGGGTCGAAGTGCAAGGCCCGCAGCGGCCACTGCTGCTCGCTGCCCGCCGCGTCGCCTTCCGCCTGCACGCGCAGCACCGCCAGGTCTTCACCGCCGCGCAGCACCCGCAAGGTGGCGACCCGGTCCCGGCTGCTGCGCCCATCGAAGTACACGCCTTCGATGACCCCGGTGAGGGGGGCCGCGGGGGGCAGATGGGTCGGCGGGCGGGACGGTGAGGGGGTCGGCGTGGGCGTGGTCATGGTGGCCTCCACTGCCTACGGTACGGCACCCGGCCCCGCAGCGGGGTGAGCGGGGGGCCAACCCGCACCGGAAGCCAGATGCAGTGGAAGCCAAGCGCACCGGAAACCAGGCGCGAAATCTGCCATGCTGGCAGCCGTATGACCTCTGCGCCCCTCAATACCGTGCCAGCCAACTCTGCCGCTGGTACACCCGCGCCTGTCACACCCGGACCCGTCACTTCGGCCTCGGCCTACACCTACGGGCCTCAGGCCGCCCGCAATCCCGACCTGGAGGTGCTGCTCACCGACGGTCAGGGGGGCTTTGCCCAGAGCAGCCTCGCCGGGGTGCCCACCCGCTGCTACTCGGGCCTGGTGGTGAGCCAGCAGCCGCCGGTGTCGCGCTTTTGCCACCTCGTTTCGCCGCTCGAACGGCTGGAGGTCGGCGGCGAAAGCGTGGACCTGCACGCGCTGGAGGTCGCGCCCGGCGTGTTCGAGGGCCGGGGCCTGGACCTGCTGACCGGGGCGACGGTCTGGGACCTGCTGCCCGAGCGTGAGCAGCTCTGGCGCGGGGTGTGGGTGCGGCGGCACGCCTGTATGCCGCAGGACTCGGGCGCCCTGGTGCTGCTCTACGAGGTCCGTTCGCGCCAGAGCGTGACCCTGACCCTCGGCGGGTTTTTCGTGGACCGCGACATGCACGCCGTTCATACGTCGGCCCCCCGCCTGCACTTCACGCCGCACGGGTCGGAGGTTCGGGTGGCCGGTGAGCGCAGCACCCGCGTCACGCTTCACACCCGGCAGGACTCGGCGGGCCGTGCCCTGGGCCAGCCGCTGATTCAGGCGCTCACGCCGCACCCGGCGCCGCAGCGGGTGTACTACCGCGCCGACGCCGCCCGGGGTGAGACGACGCACGACGTGACGCTGGGCTGCCCGCTGTGGTCGGTCACGCTGCCGCCGGGCGGGGGCGAGGTCGCGCTGGTGGTGCAGGGCGTGACTGGGCCGGGCATGACGGGGCCGGGCGTGACCGGGCCGGGCGTAACGGGGCCGGGCATGACGGGGCCGGGCACGGCGCAGCCCGCTGAGTTTTCCGACCCCTGGGCCGCTTTCGAGGCCGAGCGGACCCGTCGCCGGGCGCTGGCGGAGCGGGCCTGGCAGACCACCGGCGTGCGTGACGAACTGGTGGCGACGCTGGCGGTGGCCGCCGACGCCTACCTCGTTCGGCGCGGTGCCGGGCGCGGGGAAGCACGCGGCCTGAGCGTCATCGCCGGGTATCCCTGGTTCGCCGACTGGGGGCGCGACGCCATGATCGCCCTGTCAGGCCTGACGCTGGTGACGGGCCGACTGGAAGACGCCCGCGAGTTGCTGCTGACCTTTCTGGGCCAGCGGCGCCGGGGGCTGATTCCCAACCATTTCGACGAATCCGGGCGCGGCGCCGGGTACAACACGGTGGACGCCCCGCTGTGGCTGGCGGTGGCACTCGAACGTTATGCCCGCACCACCGGGGACGCGCTGTTCGTGCGTCAGACGCTGCCCGCGCTGCGTGAGATGCTCGGCGCTCTGGTGCAGGGCACCGACTACGGCATCGGCATGGACCCCGCCGACGCGCTGCTGCGGGCCGGGGAACCGGGCGTGCAGCTGACCTGGATGGACGTCAAGATTCACGACTGGGTGGTCACCCCGCGTCACGGCAAGCCGGTGGAGATTCAGGCGCTGTGGCTCGCGGCGCTGGGGGCCGAGCTGCGGCTGTCGCAGGCCCTGGGCGAGCCGCCGCGCTACGCCGAGGTGCTCGAACGCGCCCACCACTCGTTCAAGGCGCAGTTCTGGAACCACTCGGCGGACCTGACCGCCGCCCCCACCGCCACGCTGCTGGGCCTGGGACAGCTCGGCACCTCGCTCGGCGGGGCGCTGAGTGACGCCCTGAGCGGCGACTTCGTGCTGGAAGACGACCTGCTGCGCGATTCGTCGTCGGGTGCCCTGCTGACCACCGCCCCCTCCTCGGCGCCCACTCCCGTGTCCGGGCCACTCCCTGGGTCACTCTCCGGGCCAGGCCAGGCCGTGACCGGGGGCAACGGGCTGGGCGTAGGCCAGCGCCCCGGCACGGCCCCTGCTCAGCCAGCGGTGCTCGCCGACGTGGTGGGCGCGGGGGGCGAACAGGACCTCGCCGTGCGGCCCAACGCGGTCATCGCGCTGGCGCTGGCCGACACCCCGGTGGTGGACGAGCAGCTCGACGCGGTGCTGGCGCAGACCGAGCGCGAACTGCTCACCCCGGTGGGCCTGCACACCCTCTCGCCGCACGACCCGCGTTATCTGGGCAACTACGGCGGCCCGCAACTGCTGCGCGACGCCGCCTACCACCAGGGAACGGTGTGGCCCTGGCCGCTGGCGTCCTATGTCGAGCTGCTGCTTTCACGGGGCGAAATCAACCGCGCCCGCGCCGCGCTCGCCGGGCTGACCGGGCACGTCTGGGAAGCGGGCATCGGGCACGTTTCGGAGGTGTTCAGCGGCGACACGCTCGCGCCGGGCGGCTGTCCCTTTCAGGCCTGGAGCGTGGCCGAACTGCTGCGGGCGCACGTGCTGGTCAGCCTCAGTGAGATGCAGGTGCAGGAAGAAGCCCGCCAGAGGCTCGCCGGGCAGACCCAGAGCCGATAAACACAACGCCGGTAAACACAGAGCCGGTAAACACAACGCCGGTAAACACCGAAAAACACAAAGCCGCTGAGGGAAAAGCGTCCGGTGGCCTTTTTTCCGGGCAGGCCGGGACACTTATTCTCTTGACGTCGCCGGGACACCAACCCTAGCATCGCCTGGATGTCTCCCCTCATTCTTCCCCCGCAGGCCACCCAGGTGGGGCTGGCGGTGGACGTGGCGGCCTTCGCCATGCACGCGGGCGAGTTGCAGGTGCTGCTGATCCGGCGCGGCGAGTTGCCCCACGCCCAGACCTGGGCGCTGCCGGGCGGCTTCGTGCAGCCGGGCGAGGAACTTCACGAGGCGGCGCTGCGCGAACTGCGCACCGAAACGAGCGTCAGCCTGGAACCCCGGCACCTGGAGCAGTTTTTTACCTTCGGCGAGGTGGGCCGCGATCCGCGTGGGCGCATCGTCAGCGTGGCGCATCTGGCGGTGCTGCCACACGGCACGGTGCAGGCGCGGGCCGGGGGGCACACGGTGGGGGCCGAGTGGCTGGCCGCGCACACGCCCCCGGCGCTGGCGTTCGACCACCAGGCGATTCTGGACCGCGCCATCAAACGGCTGCAACTGCGACTCGAATACGCCAACCTCGCGCTCGAATTTCTGCCCGACACCTTTACCCTGCCCGAACTGCAAACGGTCTACGAGGCCATCGGGCACCGCGAACTCGACAAGCGCAACTTCCGCAAACGCATTCTGGCGGCCGGCATCCTGACCCCCTGCGGCGAGCGTCGCAGCGGCGTGGGCCGACCCGCTCAGCTCTACCGCCGCGCCAAGGGCACCCGCACGGCGGCGCTGTAGCATGGGCCGGTGAGCACCCCCGTCGACGACCCCGCTGGCCAGGTGGCCTCCGGATTTCAGAGCCTGCTGCCCGACATCGGCCTCGGGGGGCTGCTGGGCGTGGCGGCGGGCTACGCCGTCCGGGTGGTGGGCCGCGTGGCCCTCTTGGTCATCGGCCTCGCGTTTATCCTCGTGCAGCTTCTGGCGCACTTCGGCATCGTCACGGTGGACTGGCTGCAACTTCAGACGCTGACCGAACCCTGGTTTCGCCAGGGCCGCGAAGGACTGGGAGAATGGTTTTCGCGCGTGTTTCTCGCCAACCTGCCCTTTGCCGGGTCGTTCGCGGTGGGGTTTTTGCTGGGCCTGCGGATGAGGTAAGGGGGCAAAAGAAGGAGGCCGAAGCGTGTTGCCTCGGCCTCCTTCCTCGTCTGCCGGTTCAGTCGTCGCTGCTGCGGGCGATGCCCAGCACGTTCAGGAACTGCGCCAGCGCCATCGCAAAGCCCGCCACGTAGGTCAGGGCGGCGGCAGTGAGCACCTTCTGCGCTCCGGCCTGGGCTTCGCCGCCGCCGCTGATGCCGCGCTCCTTGAGGTACTGAAGCGCCCGGCGGCTGGCGTCGAACTCTACCGGCAGGGTCACGAGGTGAAACAGCAGCGCCGCGCCGAACAGGACCGCACCCAGCCAGATGAGGCCCGACATCTTGATGACCACGCCGACCATCAGGAGCAGCGGCGCGAGGTTCATACCGAGGCTGAGCGGCACGGCCATCTGGCCGCGCAGCACCAGCGCGGGCATCCGCACCTTGTCCTGCACGGCGTGACCGACCTCGTGAGCCGCCACCGCTATCGCGCCGATGCTGGGCACGCCGTAGGTGGATTCGGACAGCCGCACCACCTTCTGGCGCGGGTCGTAGTGGTCGCTGAGCTGCCCCGGCACCATCTCGACCGGGACGTTGTGCAGGCCGTTTTCGTCCAGCATCATCCGGGCGACTTCGGCGCCGGTCAGGTTGCGGGGGTTGCGAATGTTGCCCCACTTCCTGTAGGTGCTGCTCAGGTAGCCCTGAATCAGCATCGAGGCGACGAAAATAAGCAGAATCAGTGGGCCGTAAGGCCCCATGAAAGCGAACATGTCCATACCGGTAAGCCTCCTTCGGGGGCCAGAGATTCAGGCAACTCAGCGAGTTGACGAGTCAGAAAGGCGTTCCTCCCCCAGACGGGTCGAGGAGACACTGAAATCTTAGCGTCCCCCACTCAACTCCGGTGAGAAAAACCCCGGGCCGGTTGATTCAGGGTTTATTCCGGCCACCCCAGCGCCGGATGGGTGACGGCGGGCCAGTGAACCGGCAACGCTCGCCCATTCAGTTCGGAAACCGGCACCACCCCCACCCCCGCCCCGCAGATCCAGGCCCGCGTGACCTGCGGCAGTTCGGAGACGTGAACGGGCCGCTCGGTGTGGGGTTGCCCGGCCAGCCAGAGAGAGCGTGTGGTTCCCGGCAGTCCGCCCACAGGCACCACCAGCCGCCCACCGAGTTCCTGCCCAGCAATCTCCAACACAGGCGAGGTGCGCGAGCCGTCGGTCAGAAACCCGCCCGCGTCCGTCAGCCACCCCTCGAAGGCCCCCGCCGCCTGTGCCTGCGCCCCCGCCAGTCGGTAGGGCAGGTAATTCCCGGTCTTGTGCGCGGCGAGCTGGGGGTGCGTCTGCCAGTCGGTGAGAACGACGGACACGCCGCCTGCGGGCCGGGGGCCGGGGTTCAGGGGCCGGACACTGTGAAAGGTGCCGTCGTCGGTCACGGTGACACGCAGCAGGTGCAGGCCGGGGGGAAAGGCAGGAAGTTCGGAAGCGGGGTCAGGCAGCCCCAGAACCGCGCAAGTCCCGGACAGCCGCGCCCAGTGTTCGGGCCAGAGCAGCGCCGCGCCGCCCTGAACGCGGACAGTGGTGAAGGCGGAAGCGCCGTGCAGGGCAGCGGGCGTCTGGAGGTTGGGAGGGAGGGAAAACACTCAGCTCTCCGTACCTTCCCGAGCCAGCCGCAGCCAGTTGCCCAGCAGCACCCGCCCCGCCGGACTCAGCACGCTTTCGGGGTGAAACTGCACGCCCCAGGCGGGTTTGCCGGGCACCGCCAGCGCCATGACTTCGCCGTCCCCGCTGCGGGCGGTGACAAGCTCCTCCGGCAGCCCGCGCACCACCAGCGAGTGATAGCGCCCGAAAGCCGCGCCGGGTTCGATTCCCGCAAAGAGTCCAGTGCCGCCGTGCTGCACGCGCTCGGGCCGACCATGCACCGGCCCGGCCCGCTCGACTTGCCCGCCCAGCACCTCGCCCAGCGCCTGATGCCCCAGGCACACGCCCAGCAGCGGCACGCCGCGTTCCAGACACTGCCGGGTCAGGTCCAGCGTGCAGCCGCTCGTCTGCGGAGTACCGGGGCCGGGGCCGACGAGAACCGCGTCTGGGTGGCTGGCAAGCAGCGCGTCAGCCTCTTC is from Deinococcus wulumuqiensis R12 and encodes:
- a CDS encoding APC family permease, with the protein product MTTSATGARRSITPLALLMTCLGSIIGSGWLFGAFNTAKIAGPAAILAWVIGMVMMMAIALTYTELGAMFPESGGMGRYAGYSHGPFAGVLASWSNWLSMLAIPPIEAVASVQYMSGWAFPWARGLVEGGTLTTSGLIAATALMLLYTLLNYWTVALFAKSNTAITLFKLVVPLLAAVFLIAYGFHPENFTAAASGGFAPYGWAAVFTGVATSGIVFSFNGFQAPINLAGEAQRPGRSVPFAVVGGILLAGVVYVLLQVAFIGAVAPASLAGGGWAGLKFESPFAELAVALGLNWLALTLYADAVISPSGTGITYAATTSRALQALARSGYMPAFLGQLHPTLGVPRRALLVNLALSLLALYLFPNWEALAAVVSVTCVVGFLTGPVSVASLRRTAPQAPRPLRLAGLPLLAPLAFVFASLLVYWSRWPLNGQIMLLVLLGLPIYVAVQARRGWEGTARHLRSGLWLPAFLLTLTLVSFLGSREFGGRGVLPYGVDMALVTVLALAFYFWGVRSGDPEAMEEVPQDDD
- a CDS encoding M48 family metallopeptidase, with translation MTTPTPTPSPSRPPTHLPPAAPLTGVIEGVYFDGRSSRDRVATLRVLRGGEDLAVLRVQAEGDAAGSEQQWPLRALHFDPPLPGVRRVVKLPDGGRFETVDDAAITALEAAGGRNRGPRGVRRLESNWPLTLGAVATLGLFVWGFLTYGLPAVARSAAAATPRSVLASFDRSATEVLDNGSFMGQTRLGAARQRQLQQGFRDVTRWAGGGYPYRLLLRDGEPEGSMGAIGTNAFALPGGTVVMTDQLVRLARDDRELLGVLAHEAGHVTGRHSLSGIYQGLGLTLLTTAVTGDLVSASTFAAAVPTWLLKNGYSRQAETQSDEVAGRFLMERYGTTKPLRDVLARLDTEDAEADENSVTQDDPGSFLQTHPGTAERIRHLREIEQNWGKKR
- a CDS encoding FUN14 domain-containing protein; this translates as MSTPVDDPAGQVASGFQSLLPDIGLGGLLGVAAGYAVRVVGRVALLVIGLAFILVQLLAHFGIVTVDWLQLQTLTEPWFRQGREGLGEWFSRVFLANLPFAGSFAVGFLLGLRMR
- a CDS encoding NUDIX hydrolase, which encodes MSPLILPPQATQVGLAVDVAAFAMHAGELQVLLIRRGELPHAQTWALPGGFVQPGEELHEAALRELRTETSVSLEPRHLEQFFTFGEVGRDPRGRIVSVAHLAVLPHGTVQARAGGHTVGAEWLAAHTPPALAFDHQAILDRAIKRLQLRLEYANLALEFLPDTFTLPELQTVYEAIGHRELDKRNFRKRILAAGILTPCGERRSGVGRPAQLYRRAKGTRTAAL
- a CDS encoding aminotransferase class IV, which translates into the protein MFSLPPNLQTPAALHGASAFTTVRVQGGAALLWPEHWARLSGTCAVLGLPDPASELPAFPPGLHLLRVTVTDDGTFHSVRPLNPGPRPAGGVSVVLTDWQTHPQLAAHKTGNYLPYRLAGAQAQAAGAFEGWLTDAGGFLTDGSRTSPVLEIAGQELGGRLVVPVGGLPGTTRSLWLAGQPHTERPVHVSELPQVTRAWICGAGVGVVPVSELNGRALPVHWPAVTHPALGWPE
- a CDS encoding SDR family oxidoreductase, yielding MTQTAANRPADPATTFRPDLLAGKHALITGGGSGINLGIAQSFAAHGCAVTILGRNLEKAQNAAKGIVDAGGRAMGVSADVRDFAALETAVAAATAEFGDFDIVLAGAAGNFPAPVDGISPNGFKTVVDIDLLGTYNTIKAAAPRLKVPGGNILSISAYGVPVPMQAHVVAAKAGVDALTQTLAVEWGLRGVRVNAIIPGPIDGTEGMARLAPDEKARAAFTRTVPLGRFGVPQDIANAALFLVSDAASYVTGVILPVDGGQNMLGGAPQYQMYLQMQAAQEKAAQEKAAHTDSD
- a CDS encoding zinc metallopeptidase, translating into MDMFAFMGPYGPLILLIFVASMLIQGYLSSTYRKWGNIRNPRNLTGAEVARMMLDENGLHNVPVEMVPGQLSDHYDPRQKVVRLSESTYGVPSIGAIAVAAHEVGHAVQDKVRMPALVLRGQMAVPLSLGMNLAPLLLMVGVVIKMSGLIWLGAVLFGAALLFHLVTLPVEFDASRRALQYLKERGISGGGEAQAGAQKVLTAAALTYVAGFAMALAQFLNVLGIARSSDD
- a CDS encoding amylo-alpha-1,6-glucosidase yields the protein MTSAPLNTVPANSAAGTPAPVTPGPVTSASAYTYGPQAARNPDLEVLLTDGQGGFAQSSLAGVPTRCYSGLVVSQQPPVSRFCHLVSPLERLEVGGESVDLHALEVAPGVFEGRGLDLLTGATVWDLLPEREQLWRGVWVRRHACMPQDSGALVLLYEVRSRQSVTLTLGGFFVDRDMHAVHTSAPRLHFTPHGSEVRVAGERSTRVTLHTRQDSAGRALGQPLIQALTPHPAPQRVYYRADAARGETTHDVTLGCPLWSVTLPPGGGEVALVVQGVTGPGMTGPGVTGPGVTGPGMTGPGTAQPAEFSDPWAAFEAERTRRRALAERAWQTTGVRDELVATLAVAADAYLVRRGAGRGEARGLSVIAGYPWFADWGRDAMIALSGLTLVTGRLEDARELLLTFLGQRRRGLIPNHFDESGRGAGYNTVDAPLWLAVALERYARTTGDALFVRQTLPALREMLGALVQGTDYGIGMDPADALLRAGEPGVQLTWMDVKIHDWVVTPRHGKPVEIQALWLAALGAELRLSQALGEPPRYAEVLERAHHSFKAQFWNHSADLTAAPTATLLGLGQLGTSLGGALSDALSGDFVLEDDLLRDSSSGALLTTAPSSAPTPVSGPLPGSLSGPGQAVTGGNGLGVGQRPGTAPAQPAVLADVVGAGGEQDLAVRPNAVIALALADTPVVDEQLDAVLAQTERELLTPVGLHTLSPHDPRYLGNYGGPQLLRDAAYHQGTVWPWPLASYVELLLSRGEINRARAALAGLTGHVWEAGIGHVSEVFSGDTLAPGGCPFQAWSVAELLRAHVLVSLSEMQVQEEARQRLAGQTQSR